A single region of the Anaerostipes rhamnosivorans genome encodes:
- the spoIVA gene encoding stage IV sporulation protein A, whose protein sequence is MDYFNVYKDIMARTNGEIYIGVVGPVRTGKSTFIKRFMNLMVLPNMENENERNRANDELPQSSSGKTIMTTEPKFVPNEAVEINVDDGISMKVRLIDCVGYMVNGAVGHIEGEEERLVKTPWFDYEIPFTKAASIGTKKVITEHSTIGIVVTTDGSFGDIEAANYQEPEEETIKQLKALHKPFVVLLNTSRPYSEETVKLAKEKEAKYGAKVLPMNCEQLKKDDIYFILKSVLMEFPISSIGFFVPKWVEVLPKDHKIKQEIMDTARRMLMEKDTMKDIYEEEDYENQYIKQWKLDSVAMDTGVIRIAVDMDDSYYYEFLSDTIGLPIKNEYEFISIMQDLARQKKEYEEVADALNAVKQRGYGVVTPTKGDIVLEEPKIVKHGNKYGVKIKASAPSIHMIRANISTEIAPIVGEEYQAKDLMEYFDKGKSDPQESIWDINIFGKTLEQLVGEGMQSKAQKMTEESQQKLQDTMEKIVNESNGGLVCIII, encoded by the coding sequence GAGAATGAAAGAAACCGTGCCAACGATGAGCTTCCCCAGTCATCCAGCGGAAAGACCATCATGACAACGGAACCGAAATTCGTGCCCAATGAAGCGGTGGAGATCAATGTGGATGACGGCATCAGCATGAAGGTGCGGCTGATTGACTGTGTCGGCTATATGGTAAACGGGGCAGTGGGCCATATTGAAGGGGAAGAGGAACGGCTTGTAAAGACGCCGTGGTTTGATTATGAGATTCCCTTTACAAAGGCTGCCAGCATCGGAACTAAAAAGGTTATCACAGAACATTCTACCATCGGGATTGTGGTGACAACGGACGGTTCTTTCGGGGATATTGAAGCCGCAAATTACCAGGAGCCGGAAGAAGAGACGATCAAACAGCTGAAAGCATTACATAAACCATTTGTGGTTCTGTTGAATACCAGCCGTCCATATTCCGAGGAGACAGTGAAACTTGCCAAGGAAAAAGAGGCAAAGTATGGAGCAAAAGTACTCCCGATGAACTGTGAGCAGCTGAAGAAGGATGATATTTATTTTATATTGAAAAGTGTTCTGATGGAATTCCCGATCTCATCCATCGGATTTTTCGTGCCGAAATGGGTGGAGGTGCTCCCGAAGGACCATAAGATCAAGCAGGAGATCATGGATACGGCCCGCAGGATGCTCATGGAGAAGGATACCATGAAAGACATCTATGAGGAGGAAGATTATGAAAATCAATACATAAAACAGTGGAAACTGGATTCTGTAGCCATGGATACTGGGGTGATACGGATCGCGGTTGATATGGATGATTCTTATTATTATGAATTTTTAAGCGATACCATTGGGCTGCCGATCAAAAATGAGTACGAATTTATTTCTATTATGCAGGATCTGGCAAGGCAGAAGAAAGAATACGAAGAGGTGGCAGATGCACTCAACGCGGTGAAACAACGTGGGTATGGAGTCGTGACGCCGACCAAGGGAGACATTGTGCTGGAAGAACCTAAAATCGTTAAACACGGCAATAAGTACGGTGTAAAGATCAAAGCCAGTGCTCCGTCGATCCATATGATCCGAGCCAATATCTCCACAGAGATCGCACCGATCGTAGGAGAAGAGTATCAGGCGAAGGATCTGATGGAATATTTTGACAAGGGGAAGAGTGATCCACAGGAGAGTATCTGGGATATCAATATCTTTGGCAAGACATTGGAACAGCTGGTTGGAGAGGGCATGCAGTCAAAAGCCCAGAAGATGACAGAGGAAAGCCAGCAAAAACTCCAGGATACTATGGAGAAAATCGTCAACGAAAGCAATGGTGGACTTGTCTGCATCATCATTTGA
- a CDS encoding beta-ketoacyl-ACP synthase III, translating to MSIRILGTGSYLPETIVTNDDLAKVMDTSDEWIASRTGIRARHISVDDTTSGMAVKAAKEALKESGVAPEELDCIFFATLSGDRATPNGACDVQKAIKATNAVCMDLNAACSGFVYALTTAIAYAKSGLAKKMLVIGVETLSKIVDWKDRSSCVLFGDGAGCAVVEADDSREVFIDYGSNGDLGEALTCGERKLNNLLVENHEPLEPVFMDGQEVYRFAVKTVPKTIENVLEKAGASKDEIKYYVLHQANKRIIDSAAKRLKLDIEKFPMNLDRCSNTSSASVPILLDEINKKGMLERGDKLVLCGFGGGLTWGTIYLEW from the coding sequence ATGTCGATTAGAATATTAGGTACAGGAAGTTATCTTCCGGAGACGATTGTTACAAATGATGATTTAGCAAAAGTGATGGATACCAGTGACGAGTGGATCGCCAGCAGGACCGGTATCCGGGCGCGTCATATTTCTGTGGACGATACAACATCCGGCATGGCAGTGAAAGCTGCCAAAGAGGCCTTGAAGGAAAGCGGAGTAGCTCCGGAGGAGTTGGACTGTATCTTTTTCGCGACATTGTCCGGCGACCGGGCTACTCCCAACGGTGCATGTGATGTGCAGAAGGCTATCAAGGCTACAAATGCAGTCTGCATGGACTTAAATGCGGCCTGTTCCGGGTTTGTCTATGCGCTGACCACGGCCATCGCATATGCAAAGTCAGGCCTGGCTAAGAAAATGCTGGTGATCGGTGTGGAGACCCTGTCTAAGATCGTTGACTGGAAGGACCGGAGCAGCTGTGTTTTGTTCGGGGATGGGGCAGGATGCGCAGTTGTGGAAGCGGATGATTCCAGAGAAGTCTTTATCGACTATGGATCTAACGGAGACCTGGGAGAAGCACTGACCTGCGGTGAGAGAAAATTAAATAATTTATTGGTAGAGAATCATGAGCCTTTAGAACCGGTCTTTATGGACGGACAGGAAGTATACCGCTTTGCGGTAAAAACGGTTCCAAAGACGATTGAAAATGTACTTGAGAAAGCAGGAGCTTCAAAAGATGAGATCAAATACTACGTCCTGCATCAGGCAAATAAACGGATCATTGATTCGGCGGCAAAACGTCTGAAGCTGGATATCGAAAAGTTTCCGATGAATCTGGACCGATGCAGCAACACATCTTCGGCGAGCGTTCCGATCTTGCTAGACGAGATCAACAAAAAGGGAATGCTGGAAAGAGGAGATAAGCTTGTGCTGTGCGGATTCGGCGGCGGGCTGACCTGGGGAACGATTTATTTAGAATGGTAA
- a CDS encoding GTP pyrophosphokinase, with product MELQMWREILCPYDLAVEELKLKFVHIMNEYRTAGRYSPIEQVDGRVKSISSILDKMQRKKININEIETDLEDIAGIRVICQFVEDIDRVVEIIEQRSDMEIKTKKDYITKAKDSGYRSFHVIIYYDVDTIYGKKKIQAEIQIRTLAMNFWATVEHSLQYKYKENIPEHITEKLMNAADAIVVLDKEMSIVRDEIMDAQNSFRKKANIVSEILSTMQNLYKVANKQEVIKIQDEFYKIYETGDMEQLIHFNKQLDIIAEGYRAQSLS from the coding sequence ATGGAATTACAGATGTGGAGAGAGATCCTTTGCCCTTACGACTTGGCTGTGGAGGAGTTAAAGCTGAAGTTCGTGCACATCATGAATGAATATAGAACCGCAGGCCGTTATTCACCGATCGAACAGGTGGACGGCAGAGTAAAAAGCATTTCTAGTATTCTTGATAAGATGCAGAGAAAGAAAATAAACATTAATGAAATAGAGACAGATCTGGAAGATATTGCAGGCATCCGGGTCATCTGTCAATTCGTCGAAGATATTGACCGTGTGGTTGAGATCATTGAACAGCGTTCTGATATGGAGATCAAGACGAAAAAGGACTATATCACAAAAGCAAAAGACAGCGGATACCGGAGTTTCCATGTGATCATTTATTATGACGTGGATACCATCTACGGCAAGAAAAAGATTCAGGCAGAGATACAGATCCGTACTCTTGCTATGAATTTCTGGGCCACAGTAGAGCATTCCCTGCAGTATAAGTATAAAGAGAACATACCGGAGCACATAACGGAGAAGCTGATGAATGCAGCAGACGCCATTGTGGTCCTGGATAAAGAGATGTCCATTGTCAGAGATGAGATCATGGATGCCCAGAATTCTTTCCGAAAAAAGGCAAATATTGTTTCCGAGATTCTGTCAACCATGCAGAATTTATATAAAGTAGCAAACAAACAGGAAGTCATCAAGATACAGGACGAGTTTTACAAAATATATGAGACAGGAGATATGGAGCAGCTGATCCATTTTAATAAGCAGCTGGATATCATTGCGGAGGGCTACCGTGCACAGAGCCTGTCATAG
- a CDS encoding RsmF rRNA methyltransferase first C-terminal domain-containing protein — MELPQLFVEKMKSLLGEEYSDYEACLQRPKQSGIRVNTSKISVEEFRKIAPFEIEPVPWTENGFFVEAKDQPAKHPFYHAGLYYIQEPSAMAPAAFLPVEPGDKVLDLCAAPGGKSTELGARLKGEGLLVSNDISITRTKALLKNLEMFGISNSVIASEEPKNLVPVCYEYFDKVLVDAPCSGEGMFRKGSNEIKNWAEYGIEPYVKIQREIILDAVKMLKPGGYLLYSTCTFSPEEDEQLIEYLLHQVPELSLVDMPEADGFDRGHPEWTVSGLQDVKKCIRLWPHKIKGEGHFLALLKKEGEPAAGAEGQKRDRAKISQEAEAFLSECRMDLDPNRIKEHKGRLILTPKDLPDLGRLRVLRHGLLLGEMKKRRFEPSQVLAMALSGDGYARTLDLSLSDERLMKYLKCETILADEKEDGMYLVTVQGYPLGWGKLSKGRMKNKYAPSWRWM; from the coding sequence ATGGAATTACCACAGTTATTCGTTGAGAAGATGAAATCCCTTCTGGGGGAAGAATACAGCGATTATGAGGCGTGCCTCCAAAGGCCAAAGCAGAGCGGCATCCGCGTCAATACCTCCAAGATTTCCGTGGAGGAGTTCCGAAAGATCGCACCGTTTGAGATAGAACCTGTGCCATGGACCGAAAATGGATTTTTTGTCGAAGCCAAAGACCAGCCGGCAAAACACCCGTTTTATCATGCTGGCCTGTACTATATCCAGGAGCCCAGCGCCATGGCTCCGGCTGCATTTCTGCCGGTAGAGCCGGGAGACAAGGTACTGGACCTGTGTGCAGCGCCTGGAGGCAAGTCCACGGAACTGGGAGCGAGGCTTAAGGGCGAGGGCCTTCTAGTATCCAATGATATCAGTATTACCAGGACAAAAGCTTTGCTTAAGAACCTGGAAATGTTCGGTATCAGCAACAGCGTGATCGCAAGCGAGGAACCAAAGAATCTTGTGCCGGTATGCTATGAGTATTTTGATAAGGTGTTAGTGGATGCCCCTTGTTCTGGAGAAGGAATGTTTAGAAAGGGCAGCAATGAGATCAAAAACTGGGCGGAATATGGGATCGAACCCTATGTGAAGATTCAGCGAGAGATTATACTGGATGCGGTTAAGATGCTCAAACCCGGGGGATATCTTTTGTACTCCACCTGTACCTTTTCACCGGAGGAAGATGAGCAGCTGATCGAGTACCTGCTTCATCAGGTGCCGGAGCTTTCTCTGGTTGATATGCCTGAGGCTGATGGATTTGACCGGGGACACCCTGAGTGGACCGTGTCGGGACTTCAGGATGTCAAAAAGTGTATCAGGCTCTGGCCACATAAGATCAAAGGGGAAGGGCATTTTCTTGCGCTTCTGAAAAAAGAGGGAGAACCGGCAGCCGGCGCAGAAGGACAAAAGCGTGACCGTGCAAAGATTTCCCAGGAGGCAGAGGCCTTCCTCTCTGAATGCAGGATGGATTTGGACCCAAACCGGATAAAAGAACATAAGGGGAGACTGATCCTCACGCCCAAAGATCTGCCTGATCTTGGAAGGCTCAGGGTGTTAAGGCATGGCCTTTTACTTGGAGAGATGAAAAAACGGAGATTTGAGCCAAGCCAGGTGCTGGCCATGGCATTGTCCGGAGATGGATATGCGAGAACGCTGGACTTAAGCCTGTCCGATGAGAGACTTATGAAGTATTTAAAATGTGAAACCATACTTGCAGATGAAAAGGAAGACGGTATGTATCTTGTCACAGTCCAGGGATATCCTCTTGGATGGGGGAAATTATCCAAAGGCCGGATGAAGAATAAATATGCGCCTTCATGGAGATGGATGTGA
- a CDS encoding pseudouridine synthase — MKAMRLDKFLCAVCGCTRSEAKKMVRQGRVLAAGETVKKPEQKVVPGQDEVTLDGKELKYREYEYLMLNKPKGVVTATRDSREQTVMDLIPEVHKKGMFPVGRLDKDTEGLLLITNDGELGHRLLSPKHHVTKRYSVTVTGQIGRAQQEVFESGMDIGDEKPLKPARLKILKSGEVSEAEVFITEGRFHQIKRMFEAVGSQVLKLKRLSMGPLLLDPELLPGQSRELTEEEIRCLKENQC; from the coding sequence ATGAAGGCAATGCGTTTGGACAAGTTTCTGTGCGCGGTCTGTGGCTGTACCAGAAGTGAAGCAAAAAAAATGGTCCGTCAGGGGAGGGTCCTGGCGGCAGGAGAAACAGTAAAGAAACCGGAACAAAAGGTAGTGCCTGGACAGGACGAGGTCACACTGGACGGGAAGGAACTTAAATACAGGGAATATGAATATTTGATGCTGAACAAACCTAAGGGAGTGGTCACGGCGACCAGGGATTCCAGGGAACAAACGGTCATGGATCTGATCCCAGAAGTCCATAAAAAGGGTATGTTTCCGGTGGGAAGGCTGGATAAGGATACAGAAGGGCTTCTGCTGATAACAAATGACGGAGAGCTGGGGCACCGTCTGCTGTCACCGAAGCATCATGTCACGAAGCGGTACTCTGTCACTGTAACAGGGCAAATTGGAAGAGCACAGCAGGAGGTTTTTGAGTCGGGTATGGACATTGGTGATGAGAAACCGTTAAAGCCCGCCAGGCTGAAGATTTTGAAGTCAGGGGAAGTTTCTGAGGCTGAGGTGTTCATCACAGAGGGCAGATTTCATCAGATCAAGCGCATGTTTGAAGCGGTGGGGAGTCAGGTGCTTAAATTAAAGCGTCTTTCCATGGGACCGCTTTTGTTGGATCCGGAGCTCCTGCCAGGGCAGTCCAGGGAACTTACAGAGGAAGAGATCAGATGTTTAAAGGAGAACCAATGCTAA
- a CDS encoding HAD family hydrolase has translation MLKDKKAVIFDLDGTLVDSMWIWKEIDERFLGHFGLQVPEGLNDLLEGYSFNETAEYFKNHFPLPLTVQEIKDTWNRMAYEMYTNEIPLKEGVIEFLDVLKDKKLPIGIATSNSRELTKACLNAHGIGQYFQYICTSNEVPKGKPAPDVYLKTAQELSVEPEHILVFEDIPYGIMAGNSANMTTCAVRDAYSQAVADKKRELADYYIDTYFDIINGTYQSV, from the coding sequence ATGCTAAAGGATAAAAAAGCGGTAATTTTTGATTTGGACGGAACTTTGGTGGATTCTATGTGGATCTGGAAAGAGATTGACGAACGTTTTCTTGGGCATTTCGGCCTTCAGGTTCCAGAAGGGCTGAACGATCTGCTGGAAGGCTACAGCTTTAATGAGACGGCGGAGTACTTTAAAAACCATTTTCCGCTTCCGCTCACTGTTCAAGAGATTAAAGATACATGGAACCGTATGGCTTACGAGATGTATACGAATGAGATCCCCCTGAAAGAAGGGGTAATCGAATTTTTGGATGTATTAAAGGACAAAAAGCTCCCTATTGGGATCGCCACCAGCAATTCCAGAGAATTGACAAAGGCATGTTTAAATGCCCACGGGATCGGGCAGTATTTTCAGTACATCTGTACTTCCAATGAGGTGCCAAAGGGGAAACCTGCCCCGGACGTATATTTAAAGACAGCACAGGAGCTGTCGGTTGAGCCGGAACATATTCTGGTGTTTGAGGATATCCCATATGGGATCATGGCTGGAAACAGCGCCAATATGACGACCTGTGCCGTCAGGGATGCTTATTCCCAGGCGGTGGCTGACAAGAAGAGGGAACTGGCTGATTACTATATTGACACTTACTTTGATATCATAAATGGAACCTATCAATCAGTATAA
- a CDS encoding SDR family NAD(P)-dependent oxidoreductase, with protein MKKVAIVTGASSGLGRQFVLQIAKSHGFLDEIWVVARRADRLLELGVLVSNIVIRPIPLDLSKKDSIVRIRSILAKEKPKVYVLVNCSGLGLAGLFDRQDEELLDQMLKVNCLALTRVTRAVLPYMPKKSRIVQVASSAAFAPQPGFAVYAATKSYVLNYSLALRQELKKRRIYVTTVCPGPVNTEFFDTAYQKKEMKLYKKLVMAKPERVVKKALKDVKKGRAVSVYGILMKAVRVLCKLLPSSLIVRLIH; from the coding sequence ATGAAGAAAGTAGCAATCGTTACAGGAGCTTCCTCAGGACTTGGAAGACAGTTCGTTCTCCAGATAGCTAAAAGCCATGGATTTCTAGATGAGATCTGGGTAGTGGCCAGAAGAGCGGACCGCCTTTTAGAACTGGGAGTGCTGGTTTCCAACATTGTAATCCGGCCGATTCCGCTGGATCTTTCAAAGAAGGACAGTATCGTAAGAATCAGGAGTATCCTCGCAAAAGAAAAACCGAAGGTTTATGTGCTGGTGAACTGTTCCGGACTTGGGCTGGCCGGCTTGTTTGACAGACAGGACGAAGAACTGCTGGACCAGATGCTGAAGGTGAACTGTCTGGCACTCACAAGGGTAACCAGAGCTGTCCTGCCGTACATGCCGAAGAAGTCCCGTATTGTCCAGGTGGCCTCATCCGCAGCCTTTGCGCCGCAGCCTGGCTTTGCAGTGTATGCCGCCACCAAATCCTATGTATTAAATTACAGCCTGGCATTAAGACAGGAACTGAAGAAAAGAAGAATTTATGTCACAACCGTATGCCCGGGACCGGTCAACACTGAATTTTTCGATACAGCCTACCAGAAAAAAGAAATGAAACTATACAAAAAGCTTGTGATGGCGAAGCCGGAAAGGGTTGTGAAGAAAGCCCTGAAAGATGTGAAGAAGGGCAGGGCAGTCTCTGTATACGGAATCTTAATGAAGGCCGTGAGAGTTCTCTGCAAGCTGCTTCCAAGCAGTCTGATCGTCAGGCTGATCCATTAG
- a CDS encoding RluA family pseudouridine synthase yields the protein MKEIRISDREEEQRLDKLLAKYLNKAPKSFLYKMLRKKNIKLNGKKASGNEKLKSGDVVCIYLADETIATFREEPKAEKTRADLSVAYQDSNVLIINKPYGMLSQKSKPSDVSVNELIVPYCLQLGILKESNLELFRPSICNRLDRNTTGLLIAGISLEGLQTMAEMLKERTVKKYYYCIVKGTLKNSSRVSGYIKKDRKENKVSFSEKADGSGSRIETAYEPVACGGGFTLLRVELITGKTHQIRAHLAGMGFPLVGDTKYGDREANLWLKRKFGVKHQLLHCGCLVFPKEMKRCTELSGRTVTAQVPELFLKTAEELFGSISWELGI from the coding sequence ATGAAAGAAATCAGGATTTCAGACAGGGAAGAAGAACAGCGGCTAGACAAGCTTCTGGCAAAATATTTGAACAAGGCGCCCAAGAGCTTCCTTTATAAAATGCTCCGGAAAAAGAACATCAAGCTGAACGGAAAAAAGGCTTCCGGAAATGAAAAGCTGAAATCTGGCGATGTGGTATGTATTTACCTGGCAGACGAGACCATCGCAACGTTTCGGGAGGAGCCGAAGGCGGAGAAGACAAGAGCGGATCTTTCTGTGGCCTATCAGGATTCCAATGTATTGATCATCAATAAACCTTACGGGATGCTGTCACAGAAGTCAAAGCCGTCGGATGTGTCGGTCAATGAACTGATCGTCCCGTACTGTCTGCAGCTTGGGATCTTAAAGGAATCCAATCTGGAACTGTTCCGGCCGTCTATATGCAACCGTCTGGACAGAAATACAACGGGACTGCTGATCGCGGGGATATCCCTGGAAGGTCTGCAGACCATGGCTGAAATGTTGAAGGAACGTACAGTGAAAAAGTATTACTACTGTATTGTCAAAGGCACATTAAAAAACAGCAGCAGAGTGTCCGGATATATTAAGAAAGACCGGAAGGAAAATAAAGTATCATTTTCAGAGAAGGCAGATGGGAGTGGCAGCCGCATTGAGACGGCCTATGAGCCTGTGGCCTGCGGAGGCGGTTTTACGCTTCTTAGAGTGGAATTGATCACCGGAAAGACCCATCAGATCCGTGCCCATTTGGCTGGAATGGGATTTCCTCTCGTAGGGGATACCAAGTATGGAGACCGGGAAGCAAACCTTTGGCTGAAAAGAAAGTTTGGAGTGAAGCACCAGCTGCTGCACTGCGGTTGTCTTGTTTTTCCAAAAGAGATGAAGCGATGTACAGAACTGTCCGGCAGGACGGTCACCGCACAGGTGCCGGAATTATTTTTAAAGACGGCAGAAGAATTATTTGGGAGCATATCATGGGAACTTGGAATTTAA
- a CDS encoding Holliday junction resolvase RecU yields MGTWNLKGLRGSVLEELVNHTNEKYKEQGLALVQKIPTSIKPVRFDKNSRQITLAYFDQKSTVDYIGAVQGYPICFDAKECATDVFPLHNIHEHQIEFMERFEKQGGISFLLIYFTHRQACYFMSFEETMKFWNRQTDGGPKHFKFGELDAGFFVPMKKGMILHYLECLNKLLAGRR; encoded by the coding sequence ATGGGAACTTGGAATTTAAAAGGACTGCGGGGATCGGTTCTGGAGGAACTAGTCAACCATACCAATGAAAAATACAAGGAGCAGGGGCTGGCACTGGTCCAGAAGATACCTACCTCCATAAAGCCGGTCAGATTTGACAAGAACAGCCGGCAGATCACTCTGGCATACTTTGACCAGAAAAGTACTGTCGATTATATAGGTGCTGTCCAGGGGTATCCGATCTGTTTTGACGCCAAAGAATGTGCAACTGACGTATTTCCATTACATAATATCCATGAACATCAAATAGAATTTATGGAGAGGTTTGAAAAACAGGGGGGCATCAGTTTTCTTCTGATTTATTTTACCCACAGGCAGGCCTGTTACTTTATGTCTTTTGAGGAAACGATGAAGTTTTGGAATCGACAGACAGACGGCGGGCCGAAGCATTTTAAATTTGGTGAGCTGGATGCAGGGTTCTTTGTCCCGATGAAGAAAGGGATGATCCTGCATTATCTGGAATGTCTCAACAAACTATTGGCCGGGAGGCGTTGA
- a CDS encoding YicC/YloC family endoribonuclease — MIRSMTGFGRSVVSNDNNQTITVEVKSVNHRYCDISLKIPKKFTMFEADVRSLFKQFANRGKIDLSISYEDLSETSVGLHYNRAMAKEYMDAFHQMGEEFGIPVSITAERLSQFPEVLSLTEEVFDESQWWSLIKKAVTEAGEKFVESRTVEGKRLLEDMQGKLAQMEKDIEFIAERSPSIIKEYRTKLEDKVKEFLDNAGMDESRIAAEVTLYADKISVDEEIVRFKSHIKAMEEELYEKDSVGRKLDFLAQEMNREANTILSKSSDVELSNHAIELKTNVEKVREQVQNIE; from the coding sequence ATGATTAGAAGCATGACAGGATTTGGGCGCAGCGTCGTATCCAATGACAACAATCAGACGATCACCGTTGAGGTGAAATCAGTCAATCACAGATACTGTGATATATCATTAAAGATACCAAAAAAGTTTACTATGTTTGAGGCGGATGTCCGCAGCCTGTTCAAGCAGTTCGCAAACAGGGGGAAGATTGATCTGTCCATATCATATGAAGATTTATCAGAGACCAGCGTGGGTCTCCACTATAACCGCGCCATGGCAAAAGAATACATGGATGCTTTTCATCAGATGGGGGAAGAGTTCGGTATTCCTGTGTCGATCACGGCAGAGCGTCTGTCCCAGTTTCCAGAGGTGCTTTCCCTGACGGAAGAGGTTTTCGATGAGAGCCAGTGGTGGAGCCTTATTAAGAAGGCTGTAACGGAAGCCGGGGAGAAGTTTGTGGAGTCCAGAACCGTAGAAGGCAAAAGGCTTTTGGAAGATATGCAAGGAAAGCTTGCCCAGATGGAAAAGGACATTGAGTTTATTGCAGAGCGTTCTCCGTCCATCATCAAAGAATACCGCACCAAGCTTGAAGATAAGGTCAAGGAATTTTTAGATAATGCAGGCATGGATGAGAGCCGTATTGCCGCAGAAGTAACCTTATATGCAGATAAGATATCCGTGGATGAGGAGATCGTCCGTTTTAAGAGCCATATCAAGGCTATGGAGGAAGAACTTTACGAGAAAGACAGTGTAGGAAGAAAGCTGGATTTCCTTGCCCAGGAGATGAACCGGGAGGCCAACACGATCTTGTCCAAGTCCAGTGACGTGGAACTTTCCAATCACGCCATTGAGCTTAAGACAAATGTGGAAAAGGTCAGGGAACAGGTTCAGAATATTGAGTAG
- the gmk gene encoding guanylate kinase — protein sequence MKKGALVILSGFSGVGKGTVAKRLVEKYGYSLSVSATTRKPREGEVDGRDYFFKSEEDFRNLIDYNGFIEYARYVENFYGTPRKFVEEELDAGHNVILEIEVQGAFAIREQYEDALLVFITAPSAQEIKNRLIGRGTESEEVINKRLSRAVEESEDMCQYDYIIVNDDLEVCVDQVHAVVTAQACERRHNMELVKETMEGLKTL from the coding sequence ATGAAAAAAGGTGCATTGGTCATCTTATCCGGATTTTCCGGCGTTGGAAAAGGGACAGTGGCAAAACGCCTGGTGGAGAAGTACGGCTACAGCCTGTCCGTCTCTGCCACCACAAGGAAGCCCAGAGAAGGAGAAGTGGACGGAAGGGACTATTTCTTTAAGTCCGAGGAAGATTTCCGAAACCTGATTGACTACAACGGATTTATAGAATATGCTAGATACGTAGAAAATTTTTACGGCACCCCGCGCAAGTTCGTGGAAGAAGAACTGGATGCAGGGCACAATGTGATCCTGGAGATTGAAGTCCAGGGGGCGTTTGCCATCAGGGAACAGTACGAAGACGCTCTTTTGGTCTTTATCACGGCACCCAGTGCCCAGGAGATCAAAAACCGCCTGATCGGAAGAGGGACGGAGTCCGAGGAAGTGATCAACAAGAGACTTTCAAGGGCTGTGGAGGAGTCTGAGGACATGTGCCAGTATGATTATATTATCGTCAACGACGATCTGGAAGTGTGTGTGGATCAGGTGCATGCGGTTGTCACCGCACAGGCATGTGAGCGCAGGCACAACATGGAATTAGTGAAAGAGACAATGGAAGGTTTAAAAACCCTATAG
- the rpoZ gene encoding DNA-directed RNA polymerase subunit omega: MLHPSYSELMQVINGDDEDKNIITSRYSLVIASAKRARQLIGGDMPLSEDADEQKPLSTAVEEIRSSKVKILQDGEDEE, translated from the coding sequence ATGCTACACCCATCATATTCAGAATTAATGCAGGTTATCAACGGAGATGACGAAGATAAGAATATCATCACAAGCCGATACTCACTGGTCATTGCCAGTGCCAAGAGAGCAAGACAGCTGATCGGGGGAGATATGCCGCTCAGTGAAGATGCGGATGAACAGAAGCCTCTTTCCACTGCAGTGGAGGAGATAAGGAGCAGTAAAGTAAAGATTCTTCAGGATGGAGAAGACGAAGAATAG